GATGAGTTGTTCCCGTCTCGAAATCTGTACAAACTCCAGGTTTTAGAGTTCTATCATATATTCCCAAATTCCTTCTACCCAGGGCCATCAGCACGCAGAATCCCTTCTTCTATGTCGTCGCCACCGGCATCCATCTCTAGATTTCGCTCGTCTCTCCACACTGTCACCTTCGCCATGTGCAAACTAGAAGACAATCTAGTAGAAATGCTTTGCCTCCCACTGCTCAGGAGACTTTCGCTGGTGGAGGTTTACATATCGGATGTCTCCTTGCGGAAGTTCATCCACCACGGTTGACCTGCCCTGCAGTGCCTGCTGCTTGTTTGCAACAAGAAATTTTGCTGTCTACGAATAAACCCAGCTACGCTTGTAAGCATTGGCATTTGTTCCGACGGAGGAAAACTAATCATTGAGTATGCCCCTTCCCTCCGGAGACTGCTACATGATTCTATAGATGCACAACTACAAATAATAGTTTTGTCCGCGCCTGTGTTGGACACACtgggaattttttttaaattacccAACAAAACAAATATCGTCATTGGGTCTACAGTTATTCAGGTACTGCCTCTGCTCGTTACTTTGACCTGCGTTATTCAAAAGCACTTGAGATCCAGATCCACGAGCTAATAATATCACGTTATGTGCTCAATGAAGGGTCTCTGCATAAGTAGCCTACACGCGGTGCTGGATTCCGTCAAGACCTTGTTTATCTCACAGACATGCTTTAATCTGGATGAGATTGTTGACTTGCTGCGATGCTTTCAATCTTGCAAAACTTGTTTATCAAGGTGATGATTTCACACACGTTGAAAGCCCACACACAATATACATAATATACTGGCACTAATTGCTCAGTTTGCTCTTCATGTGTGTTTAGGGGGAGGATGGGATCAAAGAGGTATAACAAATGAATGGCGCCAAAAGCAGCAGGTGTTTCTCAATAGTCACGACATTTGTTTGAGGACATTAACGCTGGAAGACTATGAAGTCACAGATGCAAACACTGAATTTGTGACGTTCTTTATTCTCAATGCTAGGTTGCTACTgaccatcaggcttaagtttggCCTGCGCAGAGATTTCACTCGTGAATTTTACAAACGGCAAGAAGAGGTACTACAGATGGACAAAAGGGCTTCTAATTGTGCCGAGCTTAAATTAACAACAACTTGCAAGCATATGCACATGGATTTAAAAAACACAGGTGTTGAATATCTCGATTTGCCAGATCCATTCAACTGTGGATGCTAAAAACAGGTCTGGAGAGATCTACTTGCTATATTGAATGAGTGCATTGTGTAAACATGGTCAATGAATTCTCACTCATTTTGCACCGTACCATGTGTAAGCTTTTTTTTCTTGAGGCAGTAAGCTCATATTTTTAAAATTAGGGATATGAACGTTTATGATATCAATTATGTACATGCTTTATGTTTTCAATATCGATGATATGTTTCTGGACCCAATGATAAAAAATCAGCTCACACAAATGCTCAAAAATCAAACTAGTATACTCTTGTTTATCTCAGTTGCTTGGCATGAAATTCTGTCTTTTAAAAGCAACATGCGTCCACTGCAAACCTGCAACTACTGCAACCGCGTATCTCCGAAGGACGTCCGTGCACCCCACACGAAGCGAACGTGCATCAAGAGGTTGTGAAAATCATACGTCCGTGTGAACACGTCACTGAAAACATTTGGAATGCTGTGAAATTGACTTAAGGTAAGCAACGAACCTCCAATCACTTTTTAGATGCTGGGTTTCCATTCTCATTATCATATTAAACAAAACTCATGCATCCGAAGAATTCGTCAAAGCGAAAGATTACGTGCCCCTTTTTATTGCAGACACCGTGTCCCTCCGAGAGACCGTGTCAGAAATGAACATTTCGGAAAACAGTAGCTCGGTCTTGCGTCATTTAAACATACACGCGTGCCTCTCTCAGTGAACAGGCAACTTAAAATGTGACGAAAACAGAGGCACTTCAGTGCATTTTCTCCTCGCAGAACCGTGCACACGGTGGCTTCACTCCCCTATCCCTCGGAGTGGCTGTGTCATGCAAAAACAACTAGCAGAACACAACTAGGAGTGGCTGTGTCATGCCAAAACAACTAGGAGAACACAAAAGACGTCTGTGCGTCGTGCGCATGTACAACCGTGCGCCAACTGCTTGAAGACCGTGCGTCTGTCAATGAACACATCACTAAGAACATTTAGAATACAGAGGCCTTTCCGTGCGTCTCATTCTTATCCTTACAGGACGATGTGCACCGTGGCTTCACGTCCCTGTCCCTCCAAGAGACCGTGCTAGGGAAAAATACTTCGGAAAACAGAAGCACGGTCATGCGTCATGGACGTGCCTTATTTGCATGTAAGTCCGTGCGTGTTGGAGCCGTCAGTGCGTGCCTCTATGCTCCTAATAAGCCAATAGTCTTGTCTTTGCTGTTGTACAGTAGCCCCATGTCAGTGAGCAGGCGCGTATTATAACTGTCTGTTTTGTTTTGTGCCGACCCAGACCGCCCCCTCCCACTCACCCATTGTAGAGTTCATCGTCTCTTCTCTCTTGATTCTCCCTCTAGATCTAGGGTTAGTCCATTTTCTCTTAATTTCTATGTGAATTTTTCGCTACGATCCGTTTTCCTCTCTGTTGGTTTCGTCTCTCCGTGTTTGAAAGCGACGCATCTACGCTGTTATGCTAGGAATTGCCTGGAAAATCGTTGTGATCTACACCAAATCCGCGCAGTACGACGCCGAACCTGTACACGACCCATGCCTCTTATGGGTGGGGTTGATTGGGAGTCGGTGTTTGTGCTTCAGAACGCTACGAGCTGCAGCGACCTGCGGCGTCCAAGTCCCAGCTGAGCGATGAACTTCACTGAGGGAGGTTGGTAGTTTAAATTGAAGCCCGCTAGGTCTTGCAAACAATGGCGGTGGCCGAAAGTCCAAGGGAGTGGCCAGACGTTGAGCTCTATTGCTTAACCGGCCATAGGCTGCTGGAGATCGGCGTTTGGGGTGCTGTTTACTGGGAGTCGGCGTCTGTGCTTGATGATAGAGTTTGGGGTCCTGTACGCTGGAGGCAAGGTTAACGTTGATGGTTGGCGTCGGTGCTTGGCGTTGGCAACGGTGGCGTATGGTTGCGGATGACGTTGTTGCTGGGTGCAGCTCTGACGAATTTACATATAATTTTAATGTTACAAACACTCCTTTGAGCCGCCTGTTGATAGACTATTGTTTCTCCTTTTTGCCTGTCTTGTCTTGAAATATACATTTGCTAGAGCTGCTTTTAAAACCAAGCAGCAGAAATCCTTTCACTGATTGACATTGACAACCAAGATTGCGAACTGCTCTAAAAATAGTCAATACTGAATTGTGATGAATTAAGCAACCATTTTTGGAAAATAAAACACTGATTTAATTAAATTCATATTTCCTCTGTTATTACATATCCCATATCTACTGTTCACCTTCTAATCAAAAGCTGTGCACATTTCTTTTTAGGAAATTGCTTCTGAACGACTATTTATGTAAAAATGCCGGTTTAGCCGAATAGTTTTTCAAGATAATAAAATTTTTCTTGTGTTGAGAATTTCATAACTGTTGTTTTGCAACGTATTCCAGGGGAAACCATGTGCTGTGATATATGTACCAACTCCGGTTGCCCTGGATTGGAGTCAGGCGTTCTTCACAGCGCGATAACAGTGCATCTTCCTCGATGCTTCAAGACATGCCTGGTAAGGAGAAATGTTTGCCACCCCATGTTGCCCATCAGTTACTACCAACTAGTGTATCTTTCTGATGGAGGAAATAAAAGTTTCTACCATATTGTTGGAATGGAATGCCTACATTTAAGCATTTAATGATATGTTTTCAATTTTTTATGTACCTTGTTTTCTCAAATAGCAACCTGTTGAAAACAATTGGTACATATATGATAAGCGCTATCTGTCTTGGTTATACATGTCTGGTAAGATTTTTTTTCTTGCGCAGTATGTGCCATGCTATTGCAGGCATCAAGTCAATTCTTCAATCTATCAGTGGAAAGAGCAAGCATTTCAAGAAGAAGGAAAACAAAGGAATCCAGTACTGATCACCAACGAGGATCTGCCATATGAGATCTGCATCACCGATGAACCTAACCGGTCTAAAATTCATGGACCTGGCTGGGAAAAGTTAATTAGTGACTACGATCTTCATTATCGAGATCTAATCATCATAAACCTGGATACTCGGAGTGTGTCCATTGAGATAGATCTGAGACTCAGTGATTCTCGAGGAGGTCACAGGCCCCTTCCCAAACCATCACTAGGTAAGTGCATCAACTTCCATCCTGTTTTATCAACTATGTTTATCAGCATACTTTGGTGCTCCTACCCCTGTCCACTAAATGAATGTCATACTTACAGTCAAAGTTATTTCGAAATCATTTTATGCAATTCTGTTGATTATAATCCCAACTTGATCACATGCATTAAATTTAACCATTCCTCTTAAACTTAAATACCGAGTTCATCTGTTTAAACAAATTTGTTTGAAAATGACTTATTTTTTTCAATGCAGCTCTTGATTTTCTAAATGACTCGGAGAGGGAATACATTGGGAAAACAGTGTTTGGTCGAGGCGTAAACCTCTCATACAGACAATTTGGACAGATGATATACTATGTGTTTAAATTTGACGACTTCCCCACCATACCCTTTGTGCAACATCTAAACGTCACCAATGTCATAAATGGTCGCTTGGTTAGTCATTGAATATTTGTTTTGATCCACTGCCATGGTTTTGTTTGCTATTTTCGATGTTTTATGTCCTTCTACGTTGATTTTATCTAGTAATATCGGTACAATCTGCAGAGAATCCCGTCTGCCGTTGTGAGGCTTCTAAAGATGAACCTAGGATATCTACCTCAAAATGGTGGAATCATCCTAACAGGGATGTATGATGCAATAGACATGAGCACAACGTACTCCATACGAACGGACGACAGAATGGAGGTGACAGTTTTTCAGATTTTGCCCGGGAAGCTCAGCTAAGGGTTGGTTCAATTGTCCTTGTCACAATTGAAAAGCGGTAGCCAACATTGGGAAATATGAAACTGCTGCAGATGATAATCAACGACCTTTCCTGATAGAGCGTTGCCGGTGGCTATACTTCCTAGTTCAGTAATTTATAtttgttttttgaacatgctgtacACACCAGTTTTATTATTTAGTTATGTCATGGTATGTAACTGAGCATATAATTATGTCCAAGAGGACGGTGGTGAAAATTCCCTGTCAAAGAAGGTGAAACACTTACGTGGGTTACTTTATTTATCTCTGATGATAATAAAAGGATTCGCTGACTAATAATGGAGAATGAATGGCTGTGGTGAAGTATGTTTCAGAATAGTTTAGTGACGTTGCTAGCTCCCCACGTTAGTAGTATATATAATTTTCACTATGGTGCTCCGCAGAATAGCGTCATGGCAAGTAGTTTGTTGCGATGAGCTCAAGCATACACCTCCTAAAAACCTAGCGCCTTCCCCTATGGCTCAGTCACCTTAAACATCCATGCCTTTACAAATTGTCACTTAAAACATGTGACAAAACATGGGCACGGATTGACGTCCATGCAATCACATAGCTTCATGTCCGTGACACACGTAGCATCGTACATGTGCCTCTAGCTGTGCTTCTCGCTGTATAAGTGCGTTTCGCAGCTGCATGCCCACACCCCTCGTTTCTTCTTGTTGTTTCCGCCCATCTCGTACTTGCAACTATTTCAGACATGACCGTGCCTGTTCCGTCGTCACATTCATGCCTCTCACAGTTAATTGAAAAATATTCCGGAAAACAGTAACGGACGCCTATTGTCAATCCTCACGTCACGTACATTCGATGTTCAttccttcatcacagaagtaattGCCGTGCCTCTGCCACAGAACATATAAGTGTAAAACGATTCTTCCTACACTTGTAAAATCCAGAATGCCTCACGTAGTTGAGTGCACGGCTATTTGTTCGTGCCCGTGCCTCACATAGCACCATAGCACGAATTGACATCCGTGCAATCACGTAACTTCATCTCCGTGCCTCACGTAGCATAGTATCTGTGCCTCTAGTTGCGCCTCTTGTTGTATAAGTGCTTCTTGCAGCTGCATGTCCACGCCTCTCGTTGCTTCTCGTTCTTTCTGTCCATCTTGTGGCGTCAGTTGCAACACAGACACACAACAGTGCCTCTGATAAAACACAACACTTACACAACGAGAGTGCAAAAAGTTAACATTTGACAGCAAACTGAATGTATTACTGAAAACAATTGCCACGACTAGTGAATGTACCACGCCCGTGTGTCTGAGATTTAAACCAGCCACTTCAAGCATGCTTCTCTTGGTCAGAGACTTGTGCCTCTACATACTGCCCCTGCATGCCTCACGAGATAAATTGTAAAATTTAACATTTGACAGCAAACTATGCAAGACAACGATCATCTCCCCGACTTGCTGGAGATACGACGGTTGTTAAAAACATTACTGctgattttatttttattttttataaagaAAAACCACGATCAAAAACCCAGGATGTGCACAACTGCACCGTCAGGGAGACGAAACCACGATCCAGAACCCACGTGTGCACAACCGCATCGACAGTGAGATCGTGCACTCCTTTGCCGCTTCCCCGCCCTAAAATTTAGACTTCCGCTGCGGACTTGTCTCCCACAAACAACAGAATTCGCCATTGCGCTCCCACTCACTGTTCCCCACGAAATACCAGGTTGCAGGAGGACGAACTGCTCCAGGCCATGGGATTCACCAGGGAATTCATGGAGGTGCAGGCCCATGGCAACACCAAGTTGCACGTGATCCACACCAACGACTTGCACAAGGCGGCCACCACCATCGAGCAGTACGAGCGACACCTTGAATTCGAGCGCCACAAGATCGTCGGAGTTGATGTGGAGTACACCAACGACGTTGGCGAAGATCAGAAACCAGCCCTCGTCCAGCTCTCCGTCGGCAAGGATCATCCGGTGCTGCTCTTTCAACTGAGCGCCGCCGACAAGAACTGCACCAGGTTGGACAACTTCCTCGCCGACCCCAGGTACATGTTTGCTGGCTTCTCCATCGACGGCGACATAGAGATGCTCGGCCGCGTCGGACTGGAGATCGCCCACTTCGTCGACATCCAGAAGGAATGGAGGGTGCCTACAGCTACCAAGCCTCTGGACTCCCTTGGCGATGTCTCATGCATCATTGTCCACGACTACTACAACGACATGAAGAAGAAGGTCACCAATGCAGAACACAAGCGCTGGACGTGCATGCCCCTGTCCATGAGGCACATCGAGTACGTGGCAAAAGATGCTTACGCTGCGTACGAGATATGAAGCCGCCTCACCACCATCCAGGAAGGGCTCCGCCTTGCAAAACTCGAGAAGGAGCAGTCCAGGAAGCGCGCAAGGTCCTGGGGCGACTACGACTACTGAAGCAGGTGGTCCCGGACAAGAAAAGTATCTAGAAGATTGCTCATGCCATTCTAGATTTCTCGTTAGATTTGCTTTCTCTCAAGACTGCCATTTGCTTGTTCTAAATTTAGATTTACTTGTGTCGCAGTTAACCTTGTAGTTTGCTTCCAGTTTACATATCTTCTAAACAAGTTTATTTCCAGTGCAATGTTGGAGTTTTCTATTATTAGAATATATTGGCGTGAAACTAAAAAATATAAACACAGTACGGATAGTATACGATCAGCGTAACGCACATGCACTAGTACCTTTGTGGATGCAGCGTCGAAATGCAGGGACAACAATTACAAAATGCTCCTAAAAGCAGTGCACAATGTTCTAACAAACCATTGCACACACAATATTAAAAATCGTTCGTACGCAACACTTTAGAAAAACATTTTGAATACAGAGGTAGTTAGGTGTTTATTCTCCTTGGAAAACATTGCTTACGCCCGTGACCCTCAGAGAAGAACACTATAGAGGCACGGTTGTCCGTCAATAACACCAATTACTTATAACACCCACGGAGGCACTTCTGTGCCTCCACTCCTATGGGGACCGTGCGTAAATTGACTTCACGTCTGTTAATGAGGCAGAATGCCTCCGAAGACACATGGAACTCATAGGCCATGGCCCCCGCAATGAAAACGTGTCAATGAAAGCTTCTTGAAAACAGAGGCACATCTTCACGTGCTTGCATCACGATCCTTCGCGTCCGTACCTCCCTTAGAATCACGTCCGTGCCTTACGGCCAGCTTCCGACGTATCGGGTCTATGAAGATTTGCTTCGTTCTTAATATGGGACATGACTATCGCAGAGGCACTCCATCCTACACCTCCGTGCCTCGACAAGTACGATGACCGTGCTTGTAACTGTGAAGCGTATAGGAAACCTTAGGGACGAGCTTGCAACTATTTCAGACATGACCGTGCCTGTTCCGTCGACACATTCATGCCTCTCACATTTAATTGAAAAACATTCCGAAAAAACAGTAATGGACGCCTATTGTCAATCCTCACGTCACGTACATTCGACGTACATTCCTTCGTCACACAAGTAATAGCCGTGCCTCTGCCATAGAACATATAAGTGAGAAACAATTCTTCCTACACTTGTAAAACCCGGAATGCCCTGGATAAATGTCGAATCCCACCTTGCGGTAAAACCACGGAGGCCGGTGCTTCTCAGAAACACATCTGGGGCTCTTTGCGCATGTAGTTGAGTGCACGACTATTTGTTCGTGCCCGTGCCTCATGTAGCACCATAGCACGAATTGACGTCCGTGCAATCACGTAGCTTCATCTCCGTGCCTCACGTAGCATCGTATATGTGCCTCTTGTTGCGCCTCTCGTTGTATGAGTGCTTCTTGCAGCTGCATGTCCACGCCTCTCGTTGCTTCTCGTTCTTTCTGTCCATCTGGCAGCGTCAGTTGCAACACGGACACACAACAGTGCCTCTGAAAAAACACAACACTGCTCCTCCCAGCGAATGTATCAAGAAAACAATTGCCACTCCCAATGAATGTACTACTCCCGTGTGTCTGAGAGTTAAACCAGCCAATTCAAGCATGCTTCTCTTGGTCAGAGACTTGTGCCTCTACATACTGCCCCTACATGCCTCACTAGATAAATTGTAAAAGTTAACATTTGACAGCAAACTATGCAAGACAATGATCATCTCCACGACTTGCTGGAGATACAACGGTTGTTAAAAACATAACTGctgattttatttttattttttataaagaAAAACCACGATCCAAAACCCACGATGTGCACAACCGCATCGACAGTGAGATCGTGCACTCCTTTGCCGCTTCCCCGCCCTTAAATTTCGACTTCCGCCGCGGCCTTCTCACACACAAACAACAGAAATCGCCATTGCGCTCCGACTCATCGTTCCCCAGGAAATACCAGGTTGTAGGAGGACCAACTGCTCCAGGCCATGGGATTCACTAGGGAATTCAAGGAGGTGCAGGTCCACGGCAACACCAAGTTGCAGGTGATCCACACCAACGACTTGCACAAGGCTGCGACTACCATTGAGCAGTACGAGCGACACCTCCAGTTCGAGCGCCACAAGATCGTCGGAGTTGATGTGAAGTACACCAACGACCATGGCGAAGATCAGAAACCCTCCCTCGTCCAGCTCTCCGTTGGCAAGGATCATCCTGTGCTGCTCTTCCAACTGAGCGCGTCCGACAAGAACTGCACCAAGTTCGACAACTTCCTCGCCGACCCCAGGTACACGTTTGTTGGCTTCTCCATCGACGGCGACATAGAGATGCTCGGCCACGTCGGATTGGAGATCGCCCACTTCTTCGACATCCAGAAAGAATGGAGGGTGCCTACAGCTACCAAGCCTCTGGACTCCCTTGGGGACACCTCAGGCATCCTTGTCCACGACGTAGAgctcactgatacgtctccaacgtatctataatttttgatttttccatgctattatattacctgttttggatgtttatgggctttactttacacatttatatcatt
The Aegilops tauschii subsp. strangulata cultivar AL8/78 chromosome 3, Aet v6.0, whole genome shotgun sequence genome window above contains:
- the LOC141042680 gene encoding uncharacterized protein — protein: MGFTREFKEVQVHGNTKLQVIHTNDLHKAATTIEQYERHLQFERHKIVGVDVKYTNDHGEDQKPSLVQLSVGKDHPVLLFQLSASDKNCTKFDNFLADPRYTFVGFSIDGDIEMLGHVGLEIAHFFDIQKEWRVPTATKPLDSLGDTSEHQRWARMPLSMRHIEYAAKDAYAAYEIWSRLTIIQVGLCLAKLDKEQTRKRARSCGDYDY